One Glutamicibacter halophytocola DNA segment encodes these proteins:
- a CDS encoding LamB/YcsF family protein, with the protein MPFIDLNSDVGESFGNWKMGDDAAIFTSVSSANIACGFHAGDPSTIAQTCRDAVSANVTIGAHVGYRDLAGFGRRFLDCSATELADDVLYQLGALQALARSAGAEIKYVKPHGALYNTIVHHEAHAQAVIDAIKAFGTDLPVLLLPGSLALQKAEAAGLRGVAEAFADRNYNPDGTLVSRREANAVLHDAEVVAANMIRLATEGTIVAVDGSTITMPAESICLHGDTAGAVAMARAVRSGLESAGVQIRSFA; encoded by the coding sequence ATGCCATTCATAGACCTGAATTCCGACGTAGGCGAATCTTTCGGCAATTGGAAAATGGGTGATGACGCCGCCATCTTCACCTCCGTCTCCTCTGCAAATATCGCTTGCGGTTTCCACGCCGGAGACCCGAGCACCATCGCGCAAACCTGCCGCGATGCTGTCAGCGCGAACGTCACCATCGGCGCGCACGTAGGGTACCGGGATCTGGCCGGCTTCGGCCGCCGCTTCCTGGATTGCTCGGCTACCGAGCTGGCTGACGATGTCCTGTACCAGCTCGGAGCATTGCAGGCTTTGGCTCGCAGCGCCGGTGCAGAAATCAAGTACGTCAAGCCCCACGGCGCCCTCTACAACACCATCGTGCATCACGAGGCACATGCACAAGCGGTCATTGATGCGATCAAGGCCTTCGGCACGGACCTTCCTGTTTTGCTTTTGCCTGGCTCGCTCGCCCTGCAAAAGGCCGAAGCCGCTGGGCTGCGTGGTGTTGCCGAAGCTTTTGCCGACCGCAATTACAACCCCGATGGAACATTGGTATCCCGCCGCGAAGCCAACGCGGTTCTGCATGACGCCGAAGTGGTCGCCGCCAACATGATCCGCTTGGCCACCGAAGGCACCATTGTCGCGGTGGATGGCAGCACCATCACCATGCCGGCCGAAAGCATCTGCCTTCATGGCGATACCGCCGGAGCAGTTGCCATGGCTCGTGCTGTGCGCAGCGGCTTGGAAAGCGCCGGCGTGCAGATCCGGAGCTTCGCGTGA